One window of the Cotesia glomerata isolate CgM1 linkage group LG10, MPM_Cglom_v2.3, whole genome shotgun sequence genome contains the following:
- the LOC123273193 gene encoding leucine-rich repeat and fibronectin type-III domain-containing protein 3 isoform X2, which produces MRNWRLRFIKMNPSLALLLVLACSLCITAATSPCPWASHITELENSCICDYNLARELSVQCDIVDFNQLLSAIKRYAVRSIVDLFYVNNSTVGVLKNGSFSTIRINNMQLSGCKITSIEDNAFRGQELSLKTLNLKDNELEEIPTSSLRSLRNLTVLDLSLNKITKVEDNAFRTLKLVTLKLADNEVTLAPAAFRGLEKTLKNLNLKGTKQKKVPEALRGLKTLAFLDLSQNSIRELPGAAGQKGFEGLDSLTGLNLERNLIQSIGPVAFHGIKNTLSSLSLLNNLIPDFPTAAINSIHDLRVLDIGFNLITELPVNAFANNPSVTLLAIDGNPLSTVPEEALARLNGTLRGLSLGGRFLVCDCKLRWIAQWIRTKDLQVTSRERKPQFCGSPLRLQDRNFYSIDPEELMCERPSEIIGIGTVESVDTKEPTGPVTGVVDELLLTTRVSPTTLSSPSSPSSASSLSSFASTIPQKTTQKINTTTIVTTPSTTIEFKSTEITTPSTVQVSTTVRPTARTGNVVIVRTTLPPPVRNSEHGSLPQHQPRPPLVLGSPLYKSKAEKDIIVKEALRQDNSVIISWDSETTNILGFRVVYRSFGDTSFKQGPPLEASEREFKIKNVPSQECIVVCVVLLEETNITPANVPYNQCKEVRRENSPTSNIDKLTTIVCAGISMILILALVIIFIVSRVRSRKLHTLHNIDQTKMGGPISGLPVNCCSNVGPTPSPAGPLASMATLSAYNAQKEWDQVSAYSNRSIPRPRIFPIDRQDEVRSQASHYGGKISSRSVADGQSQHSFGNNSSRYFANTALANNLVNTRPELRQSRQSLAAASDRMSRNGYPGNNNMPPHASARRQRPRSRNRTMESSHQQQQQPPPPRPGSRYSLADSTHTLNNYEESNWTDHDMDIYMSRNPTTRSGLVPL; this is translated from the exons atcCATCATTGGCATTACTGCTAGTCCTAGCGTGTTCACTGTGTATAACAGCGGCAACTTCGCCGTGCCCGTGGGCATCACACATCACGGAGCTAGAAAATTCGTGTATATGCGATTACAATTTAGCCCGAGAGTTATCCGTCCAGTGCGATATAGTAGactttaatcaattattatcagcAATAAAGAGGTACGCGGTGCGATCAATAGTCGACTTGTTTTACGTAAACAACAGCACAGTGGGAGTCCTAAAAAATGGATCCTTCTCGACGATACGGATCAACAATATGCAATTGTCTGGTTGCAAAATAACTTCTATTGAGGATAACGCCTTTCGCGGTCAAGAACTTTCTCTAAAGACTCTCAATCTGAAGGACAACGAATTGGAAGAAATACCAACAAGCAGTCTGAGATCTCTAAGAAATCTCACAGTTTTGGACCTTTCGCTGAACAAAATAACAAAGGTCGAAGACAACGCGTTTAGAACTCTCAAGCTGGTGACTTTGAAGCTGGCTGACAATGAGGTAACTCTGGCTCCCGCGGCGTTTCGCGGACTCGAGAAGACGCTGAAGAATCTGAACCTCAAGGGAACCAAGCAGAAGAAAGTTCCCGAGGCTCTCCGCGGTCTGAAAACCCTAGCCTTTCTGGACTTATCGCAGAACAGCATCCGAGAGCTTCCCGGAGCCGCAGGCCAGAAGGGCTTCGAAGGCTTGGACTCGTTGACGGGCTTGAATCTCGAGCGAAACTTGATTCAAAGTATCGGCCCCGTCGCTTTTCACGGGATTAAAAACACTCTTAGCTCGCTGAGTCttctcaataatttaattccgGACTTTCCTACGGCCGCAATCAACAGCATTCACGACCTGCGTGTCTTGGACATCGGGTTCAACCTTATCACCGAGCTGCCGGTCAATGCATTCGCTAATAATCCTTCGGTAACGCTGCTTGCAATCGATGGGAACCCTCTGTCAACTGTACCCGAGGAAGCTCTCGCGAGGCTCAACGGAACTCTCCGTGGCTTAAGTCTCGGCGGACGGTTTCTTGTCTGCGATTGTAAATTACGGTGGATCGCGCAGTGGATAAGGACCAAAGATCTTCAAGTCACGAGTCGGGAGCGTAAGCCGCAATTTTGCGGAAGTCCTCTCAGATTGCAGGACCGTAACTTTTACAGCATTGATCCTGAAg aATTAATGTGCGAAAGACCATCAGAAATAATTGGAATAGGAACGGTAGAAAGTGTGGACACAAAAGAGCCAACGGGCCCCGTAACCGGAGTAGTCGATGAATTACTCCTAACAACCCGAGTGTCACCGACGACTCTCTCCTCTCCGTCATCGCCGTCATCAGCCTCCTCGTTATCGTCATTTGCATCGACAATTCCGCAGAAGACAACCCAGAAAATAAATACAACCACCATCGTAACGACTCCCAGCACTACAATCGAGTTTAAATCAACGGAGATAACGACTCCCTCGACTGTCCAGGTGTCCACGACAGTGCGACCTACAGCAAGAACTGGAAACGTTGTGATAGTTCGCACAACCTTGCCTCCGCCGGTTCGGAATTCCGAGCACGGTAGCTTGCCCCAGCACCAGCCGCGTCCTCCTCTTGTCCTCGGATCTCCTTTATATAAATCAAAGGCCGAGAAAGACATCATCGTTAAAGAGGCCTTGAGGCAGGATAATTCGGTGATCATTTCCTGGGACAGCGAGACTACCAATATCCTCGGGTTTCGCGTTGTTTATAGATCTTTCGGCGACACTAGTTTCAAACAAGGTCCGCCGTTAGAAGCCAGCGAGCGCgagttcaaaattaaaaacgttcCTTCGcag gAGTGCATTGTGGTCTGTGTGGTTTTGCTTGAAGAAACAAACATAACTCCAGCGAACGTGCCGTACAACCAGTGCAAAGAAGTCCGCCGAGAAAATTCACCTACGTCAAACATCGACAAGCTAACGACAATCGTATGCGCGGGAATTTCCATGATACTAATCCTGGCTTTGGTGATAATCTTCATTGTATCGCGAGTGCGCTCTAGAAAGCTGCACACGCTGCACAATATAGACCAGACCAAGATGGGAGGACCTATTTCAGGACTGCCAGTGAATTGCTGCTCTAACGTCGGTCCCACGCCCAGTCCAGCGGGTCCTCTGGCTTCTATGGCTACTCTCAGCGCCTACAATGCTcagaaagagtgggaccaagTGTCCGCTTACAGCAACAGAAGCATTCCACGGCCTCGGATCTTCCCTATTGATCGACAAG ACGAAGTAAGGTCGCAGGCGAGTCACTACGGAGGTAAAATATCATCACGCTCAGTAGCTGACGGTCAGTCACAACACAGCTTTGGAAATAACTCATCACGTTATTTTGCAAACACTGCTCTTGCTAACAATCTCGTCAATACAAGACCAG AATTACGTCAGTCGCGACAGTCACTAGCTGCGGCATCTGATCGTATGTCACGTAATGGTTACCCAGGGAATAATAATATGCCACCACACGCATCGGCGCGTCGCCAGCGCCCAAGATCGAGGAACCGTACGATGGAATCGAGCCAccagcaacaacaacagccACCACCTCCAAGACCGGGCAGCCGGTACAGCTTAGCTGACTCAACTCACACACTTAATAATTACGAAGAAAGTAATTGGACCGATCATGATATGGACATTTACATGTCACGCAATCCAACAACTAGGAGCGGTCTTGTACcgctttaa
- the LOC123273193 gene encoding leucine-rich repeat and fibronectin type-III domain-containing protein 3 isoform X1, with product MRNWRLRFIKMNPSLALLLVLACSLCITAATSPCPWASHITELENSCICDYNLARELSVQCDIVDFNQLLSAIKRYAVRSIVDLFYVNNSTVGVLKNGSFSTIRINNMQLSGCKITSIEDNAFRGQELSLKTLNLKDNELEEIPTSSLRSLRNLTVLDLSLNKITKVEDNAFRTLKLVTLKLADNEVTLAPAAFRGLEKTLKNLNLKGTKQKKVPEALRGLKTLAFLDLSQNSIRELPGAAGQKGFEGLDSLTGLNLERNLIQSIGPVAFHGIKNTLSSLSLLNNLIPDFPTAAINSIHDLRVLDIGFNLITELPVNAFANNPSVTLLAIDGNPLSTVPEEALARLNGTLRGLSLGGRFLVCDCKLRWIAQWIRTKDLQVTSRERKPQFCGSPLRLQDRNFYSIDPEELMCERPSEIIGIGTVESVDTKEPTGPVTGVVDELLLTTRVSPTTLSSPSSPSSASSLSSFASTIPQKTTQKINTTTIVTTPSTTIEFKSTEITTPSTVQVSTTVRPTARTGNVVIVRTTLPPPVRNSEHGSLPQHQPRPPLVLGSPLYKSKAEKDIIVKEALRQDNSVIISWDSETTNILGFRVVYRSFGDTSFKQGPPLEASEREFKIKNVPSQECIVVCVVLLEETNITPANVPYNQCKEVRRENSPTSNIDKLTTIVCAGISMILILALVIIFIVSRVRSRKLHTLHNIDQTKMGGPISGLPVNCCSNVGPTPSPAGPLASMATLSAYNAQKEWDQVSAYSNRSIPRPRIFPIDRQGSISRGPCIDEVRSQASHYGGKISSRSVADGQSQHSFGNNSSRYFANTALANNLVNTRPELRQSRQSLAAASDRMSRNGYPGNNNMPPHASARRQRPRSRNRTMESSHQQQQQPPPPRPGSRYSLADSTHTLNNYEESNWTDHDMDIYMSRNPTTRSGLVPL from the exons atcCATCATTGGCATTACTGCTAGTCCTAGCGTGTTCACTGTGTATAACAGCGGCAACTTCGCCGTGCCCGTGGGCATCACACATCACGGAGCTAGAAAATTCGTGTATATGCGATTACAATTTAGCCCGAGAGTTATCCGTCCAGTGCGATATAGTAGactttaatcaattattatcagcAATAAAGAGGTACGCGGTGCGATCAATAGTCGACTTGTTTTACGTAAACAACAGCACAGTGGGAGTCCTAAAAAATGGATCCTTCTCGACGATACGGATCAACAATATGCAATTGTCTGGTTGCAAAATAACTTCTATTGAGGATAACGCCTTTCGCGGTCAAGAACTTTCTCTAAAGACTCTCAATCTGAAGGACAACGAATTGGAAGAAATACCAACAAGCAGTCTGAGATCTCTAAGAAATCTCACAGTTTTGGACCTTTCGCTGAACAAAATAACAAAGGTCGAAGACAACGCGTTTAGAACTCTCAAGCTGGTGACTTTGAAGCTGGCTGACAATGAGGTAACTCTGGCTCCCGCGGCGTTTCGCGGACTCGAGAAGACGCTGAAGAATCTGAACCTCAAGGGAACCAAGCAGAAGAAAGTTCCCGAGGCTCTCCGCGGTCTGAAAACCCTAGCCTTTCTGGACTTATCGCAGAACAGCATCCGAGAGCTTCCCGGAGCCGCAGGCCAGAAGGGCTTCGAAGGCTTGGACTCGTTGACGGGCTTGAATCTCGAGCGAAACTTGATTCAAAGTATCGGCCCCGTCGCTTTTCACGGGATTAAAAACACTCTTAGCTCGCTGAGTCttctcaataatttaattccgGACTTTCCTACGGCCGCAATCAACAGCATTCACGACCTGCGTGTCTTGGACATCGGGTTCAACCTTATCACCGAGCTGCCGGTCAATGCATTCGCTAATAATCCTTCGGTAACGCTGCTTGCAATCGATGGGAACCCTCTGTCAACTGTACCCGAGGAAGCTCTCGCGAGGCTCAACGGAACTCTCCGTGGCTTAAGTCTCGGCGGACGGTTTCTTGTCTGCGATTGTAAATTACGGTGGATCGCGCAGTGGATAAGGACCAAAGATCTTCAAGTCACGAGTCGGGAGCGTAAGCCGCAATTTTGCGGAAGTCCTCTCAGATTGCAGGACCGTAACTTTTACAGCATTGATCCTGAAg aATTAATGTGCGAAAGACCATCAGAAATAATTGGAATAGGAACGGTAGAAAGTGTGGACACAAAAGAGCCAACGGGCCCCGTAACCGGAGTAGTCGATGAATTACTCCTAACAACCCGAGTGTCACCGACGACTCTCTCCTCTCCGTCATCGCCGTCATCAGCCTCCTCGTTATCGTCATTTGCATCGACAATTCCGCAGAAGACAACCCAGAAAATAAATACAACCACCATCGTAACGACTCCCAGCACTACAATCGAGTTTAAATCAACGGAGATAACGACTCCCTCGACTGTCCAGGTGTCCACGACAGTGCGACCTACAGCAAGAACTGGAAACGTTGTGATAGTTCGCACAACCTTGCCTCCGCCGGTTCGGAATTCCGAGCACGGTAGCTTGCCCCAGCACCAGCCGCGTCCTCCTCTTGTCCTCGGATCTCCTTTATATAAATCAAAGGCCGAGAAAGACATCATCGTTAAAGAGGCCTTGAGGCAGGATAATTCGGTGATCATTTCCTGGGACAGCGAGACTACCAATATCCTCGGGTTTCGCGTTGTTTATAGATCTTTCGGCGACACTAGTTTCAAACAAGGTCCGCCGTTAGAAGCCAGCGAGCGCgagttcaaaattaaaaacgttcCTTCGcag gAGTGCATTGTGGTCTGTGTGGTTTTGCTTGAAGAAACAAACATAACTCCAGCGAACGTGCCGTACAACCAGTGCAAAGAAGTCCGCCGAGAAAATTCACCTACGTCAAACATCGACAAGCTAACGACAATCGTATGCGCGGGAATTTCCATGATACTAATCCTGGCTTTGGTGATAATCTTCATTGTATCGCGAGTGCGCTCTAGAAAGCTGCACACGCTGCACAATATAGACCAGACCAAGATGGGAGGACCTATTTCAGGACTGCCAGTGAATTGCTGCTCTAACGTCGGTCCCACGCCCAGTCCAGCGGGTCCTCTGGCTTCTATGGCTACTCTCAGCGCCTACAATGCTcagaaagagtgggaccaagTGTCCGCTTACAGCAACAGAAGCATTCCACGGCCTCGGATCTTCCCTATTGATCGACAAG gGTCTATATCACGTGGTCCATGTATAGACGAAGTAAGGTCGCAGGCGAGTCACTACGGAGGTAAAATATCATCACGCTCAGTAGCTGACGGTCAGTCACAACACAGCTTTGGAAATAACTCATCACGTTATTTTGCAAACACTGCTCTTGCTAACAATCTCGTCAATACAAGACCAG AATTACGTCAGTCGCGACAGTCACTAGCTGCGGCATCTGATCGTATGTCACGTAATGGTTACCCAGGGAATAATAATATGCCACCACACGCATCGGCGCGTCGCCAGCGCCCAAGATCGAGGAACCGTACGATGGAATCGAGCCAccagcaacaacaacagccACCACCTCCAAGACCGGGCAGCCGGTACAGCTTAGCTGACTCAACTCACACACTTAATAATTACGAAGAAAGTAATTGGACCGATCATGATATGGACATTTACATGTCACGCAATCCAACAACTAGGAGCGGTCTTGTACcgctttaa